DNA sequence from the Pungitius pungitius chromosome 3, fPunPun2.1, whole genome shotgun sequence genome:
GCGACTTTCGCCCCCTAGCGTCCGGAGTGTGTACTGGACAACGGATTCTAAGGTCTGCCATCTAGCGGATTATTTAAGTCACTACATTGGCAAGCAATGTGTTGTAGATATTTTTAATCTGCTGACAATTGTGAGTCAATaaattgtaattaaaaaacacattcgtTACTGAAGGTTTTGTTTGTTAGAGTTGTTTGAATAAACTTGTTGATTCAAAGGTAATGCACTTTGGTATGCAACAGaagtgtttgtttggttttgcacacatttaaaatattgttttgtttttataatttataaaaatCTTTTAACATGTGAATGTCTAACTTTCTCTATGTTGGAGAACTTTATTAATTATGTGATCTTAATTTACACTAGAAAGTGAAAAATCAAAagttttcagtttaaaaaaacaaattggttTAAAGTTTTTCtccatcaaaaataaaattcatgCTAGTACTTGCCAATACGTCCGTCATCCAGGTCGGCTTTGAGGGGGGGATAGAAAAGCACTTAAGGGTATTAGTAAGGGTAGAGTATTTTGCTTTGGGCTACACTCATTTCGAAACACCATTATTTTAAGTAGACATATCTATCTTACATCCCATAAGGATTGAAGTTTTGCAAGGATTATGGAAAAGCATCATTATGTGTAAAATACATTCACCAAGGTAAATGACGTGCCTCtaacacatttttcttcattGATTTGCATTTGTATACAGCACTATGAAGTTCTGGGTCAAAGTTAAGGGGCAATACGGCCACATGTAGTACAGATTGTTCACATTTGACAACTGCTGCATGATTTCAACCACTGACTGTATTGAAATAAGTAGACCAAGCATCTAGTTGTTTTTGAATTACTGTCACTTTACTTTGGCACACATACAGTAAGACCACATCTTGTTGTGCTTTGTACAAAAGTTGAGATTTCACATTACATAACATGTACTACTGTGTGTAGGTGAAGTTATCTGTGAATGAGACACTGAGGCAAAAAAGCACTTGGGGATCACTGAATTGCCTGTACAGTGGCACATGTGCTTGTCTGGCCTCGTGGAAATATGTGGAGAGGGCCTTCATCCCACTCATCCCAGTTGTGCAGTATTAAGGCTGTTCCCATCAGGTAAAAGTGTGGTTATACATTCAGCACTTGGTGCTTGAGGTTCTAGTCAGAAGTCTTTGTCTTCGCAGGACGAAATCACCATGACCTCCCGGTTCTTAAAGTCCCACACTGCTGTGAGATGGAAGGCCATGTTGGAGACAACCACTAGGTACTCAAACAGGGCAAATAAAGTGTAACCtgtgaaaagaagaaacagaGATACATCATGGACACGTTTTGTGTCATGTTTCTTGAAGCGTTATAACCTCTTACAGATGAGATCTAATGAATCAAAGTGATTTAACACCCTACTTACTCCCTGATTCGCAGTACATGTTGTGTTTCCAATAGAAGAATCCAGCCAAACCACAGAAGGACACATTAAGAAGTAAGAAGCGCACTTTCCAACAGTGAGACTTGGCATCCTGAAAGGAAGATGACAATCAACACAGAAAAGTAGACCTGAAGTGGGGGAAATGCATTTGGCATTCCTTACCTCAGGACTCAACGAATTCTTCTTAATAGTCTTCCATAAACGGCAAGTAATCGCCATGTAGAAAAGGGAACTGGCAAGGAAGAGCACAAAGCCTTCCTTGTGTACAACTGAGGATACAATATATACAGAGAGAGGGGACAGATAGTCATTGTAGCCATGAGTTTCCAAATAAAATACTTTGAGGCAATGCATCTGTGACCCACGGCTTTACTGAAGCTGTACTTCAAACaattgaaaatatttaaaatacaatcaTCAATATATTATTAATTTTGCTGAATATATTagtttagaataaaaaaatagtcaGCATTTTTTAATGTTAGCACCAACAGGTCAAAGCCTTCAAATCCATTAGTATgtgcaattcaattcaaaagCTCTATTAacttaaaatgtaaatcaaagGGAAATCAGTGGTTTAAATAAAACCTTTCCAATAAAAACTAAGGAGTACTCACAGTACGTTTCATTCGATGACACATACGTGAGGAGCATGAGGCCGAGGTTTTCACAAACGGAAAAGGCCAGACTGAAGCAACCGAGTGAACTCTCCGGGAACCTCGAGGCAAACCGTGCCTTGTAAAATTTGAAGTAGGTGAATGCCACCAGGAGCCTCGGAGCCGAGTGCAGTCCGATACAGAACCGCCATATGTGGCACTCTGGGCTCAGGCTTATTGAGGCACTGATGGATGGCAAGTAATTAGGGACCTGTAAACACAGAAACTATTTAAACGACCTGAGCATCAGAAGCAAAAGATGGCATGGTGCAGTTTGCCAAATGAGTAAATTACCCGGCAATGTGTACCAGTAGAGTCGTCATAATGATAAACAGAGGATATAAAGATGCAGGTTATTAGTCCAATCAGTGGTAGGCACACAGTAAACCCAACACAGGCGCCGAATGATAGCCTGATGACCAGGGGCCTCTCGTGCCCCAAGATACTGGAGCCCTGTAGCATCTTGGTCTGAAACAGTGGGAAATgcctcattttaaaaatgtcgaGGCGAGGCATGTGTGATACTTGTGACATAACTTCCTCCAAAAACGATAGGCTACATATGAGGTATTTATGGACAGGCCTATATTGTCAATATTTAATCAGTTATGTTAGGACATTTTGATACTCTGGCATGCAGTAACTGAACATATGCAGTCTTAAAATACCGGAACCAACTTACCTCGAATAGGTTTGCTGTTTACCAACTAATGCCGCCACACAAGGGCACGCCCGTATGCGTGTCAATGCTATTACAACAACACTCGTGATAACACGCTGCAGGATGGATCCGGGTATTCTGATATGCCAACAATAGCATGCAGCACCTCAGATAGAGCAGCGCGTCGTGCAGCGGATCCCACATCCACGTGACACCTTTGCCATTCGGTACATTTCACCTGATTGCTCGCAAAGGACGACAGCAGGGCAGCGAATCCAGCATCCTGCTCCCTGGGCGACAAAAAGTGGGAGGAAAACACGGTCACAGCATGAAAGGCATCAGTACCCGGAAGAGAGAGCGAGCGGAGGAGAGTGCACAGGATGCTGCGTTAGGGCGGCGCAGCCTATCCACGCGGGGACGCGCATCACGGACCGTCATGTGGTTATGAGTAGTGCGTTAAGTAACTATTTTCGAAAACAGATGTTGTTTTGCTGCTATTGCGACTGGCGGTGCATGCACGAGAACAAATTCGTTATCCATTTGTGTAGCAGTAAGTGTAAGTTTGTGCGTTTGGCATGCGGTTAACATGTGGGGCCGCCCCGCCTCTCCTCGGCTTTCCTCTCTCCCGATCACACGTCACGCTCCGCTGGTGACCTTTGCTGAAGGAAACTCTTTATAGGCACACAGCAGCCCAGATGCTCCTGGGATCGAGATCGTTTGTTTCAGCAAGATGAAAAGATGGAGAACCCAAATGTTATGTCGCTTGCTTCTGTGTGTCACTATTTTACCAAGTAAGTTTCCGTTTATTTGAAATGACCCCGTGTTCTCTTAAATAATGCATTATGTGTCATATTGTTTGCCGTTTAATGCAGTTTTAGGTAAATCTCAGAGAGACAACCTGTGCCAGAAAGGGTGACGAGGATGTGATTTATGATTTTTATGATTTATTAATTTGCACAAATCAAGCAATACAAAATTAACAACAGTATAAATTTGTATTACTGTGCAGGAAGGAGCAAAAAATAGGCAACTGGGCTTATTTGAAGCATCTGGATGAACATGTGCATAAAGTGTTGTTGATCAACTCTGATTGGCCGAGCTCTGAGAATGTTATTGTTTAACAGTTAAAATGATTAATTCATTTCCTTTTAGATTTCCATTCCTCTTCCAAGCAAACCCACAATCCGAAAAAGAAGCAGTTGTTGAGGGATTTGCTAACATAACATAATCCCGCAGACGTTCTTTGCATCCTGCTCAGAGGCTTTACTGAAGCAGCGTTTCAGGGTTGACATCTGGCTGGCCCAAATCCATTGTTGACAGGGAGACGAGCTGCTGTTATAAAACAATCCAGTGTTTCCATTTTAAAACTATGCATGCATCTCATAGAAGGGTTTCTGATAACATGTGCCAGTACCAATGTATAAGTAACATTAATTATGTTCCTTATTATCATAGCTCCACCCACCACACGGGGGACCAATGAAAGACACTGCTGGCAGATGTGCATGAAGTCTTTCTAGAGTTTATACAACAATCTGATattcctcttttttcctctttcaccaTCTGTCATGCAAATTCTCCACATAATCCATATCCCAGCATTTTCTCTGAATGTCAATGGGCAGAAAATGGATAGATCCAAACTCATCGCATCGGAATATCCTGTGAAAGTGAAACACAACATGAGCTTTTTGGCGATGTGACTGTGAatcctttctctccctgtctcagCCTGTTGGTGTGCTCAGGGGAAATACGCTCAGAAGCTCTTGACCGATTTATTCACCAACTATACGAGCGCGCTGAGGCCTGTGGAGGACACAAACACCATCCTGAATGTGACCCTGCAGGTTACGCTGTCACAGATTATCGACATGGTAAAACAGCGCACCACATCCGTGGAGCAACCCACTCAATAATGCCCCGTTTATATTTGATCATAATCCTCTTTTACCTGAAATCTCCCCTGTTGTCAAGTATTTATAATCTCTAATGTTTTTCAGGACGAGCGAAACCAAATTTTGACTGCATATTTATGGATACGGCAAGTGTGGTTTGATGCGCACCTCAAATGGAATAAAGATGATTACGATGGACTCGATACCATCCGCATACCTAGTAGTTATGTATGGAGACCTGATATAGTCCTATATAACAAGTAGGTCGGATTGGTATTGAGTTAATCATTCAGGGACAATCGCATTCTACTATTTATTGATCAGAATAAAAGGCACAAGCTGAACAGTCCTTGAAGCCATTATTCTTAAGAGTGTCCAGGCCTTTGTCTGATTTTTATACAGAAAAAtgctgagaaaaacaaaataatacagactgaacatttacaatttaatttATCACTTCTATGCAAAAGATGAAGGACATACATGTACATATTGTGAGTAGTATTTTCTTAACCAGAGAGTAAGAATTCCCTCACACATAACCTGATAATTGCTATATGTACAATCAAACACAGACAGTTTCAAACAGGTTCAGCATTTCTGAAGTGTAAAATACAGACATAATACTGAGGAATGAGTGCAACTCTCTCAAATGTGTTGACTCTCCCCCCCAGTTGGTGCACTTGTGCCTTTGTATCCTGACCAAATGTTGTCCACCTTCTTCGGGACATAACAACTGCTCCTCAATTATATCTGAAAAGTTATTTAACCTAGAGTACCAgtcactttctcattcaattgaatgagcaaatgtgtccaaacctttgactggtactttaTCCAAATGATCTCTTGGTATGAACCTTTTCTCTGTTTGTCAGTGCTGATGACCACTTCACTGGCTCCATGGACACCAACGTGGTGATCCGGCATGATGGCCAGATGATGTGGGACTCCCCGGCTATCACCAAGAGCTCCTGCAAAGTGGACGTGTCTTACTTCCCCTTCGACGCTCAGCAGTGCAGGTTCACCTAAGGCTCCTGGACCTACAACGGTAACCAGCTGGACATCCTGAATGCCATGGAGAGCGCAGACCTGGCCGACCTGGTGGAAAATGTGGAGTGGGTGGTGCTGGGAATGCCGGCCAATAAGAACATAGTTCAGTATGGCTGCTGCGCTGACCCTTACCCTGACGTGACCTTCACACTGAAGCTGAACAGAAGAGCGTCCTTTTATGTCTACAACTTGCTCATACCATGTGTGATGATCTCTTTCTTGGCGCCACTGGGCTTCTACCTGCCCGCTGACTCTGGAGAGAAGGTGTCATTGGGTGTCACCGTGATGCTGGCACTCACTGTCTTTCAGCTGTTGGTTGCAGAGATTATGCCACCCTCTGAGAATGTGCCACTTATTGGTAAGGGCCGTACAATGGAGTGAAATACAAAACTTGTGTTACAATTGCGAGTGGCAACTCTGTTGAtttccctctctcctttgcTTCCACAGGAAAGTATTACATTGCAACCATGACCATGATCACGACCTCCACTGCCCTGACTATCTTCATTATGAACATACACCACTGTGGTCCAGATGCCAAGCCTGTTCCCAAGTGGGCCAAGAAAGTCATTCTGCAGTACATGGCCAGAATGTGTTTTGTCTACGAAGTGGGGGAGAACTGCATGTCACCTCAGTCGGAGAAAGAGGAGCCTCCACTCGTAAGGAACACCAACTGCGGCATGAATGGTCAGGCAGGGCCGGGCAGAGAGGACTGTGTCTTCAAAATGGAGACAGGGCACGAGGCAGTGGGCTCCTCGTAcgcagaggagagggaagacATGGATCAGACGATGAGCCCAATAGGCTCCATCGGGAAGAACCCCACCAGCAACTACAGCGCTTGGAAACATGGCATTTACATGAGCATGGACTGTGGAGAGGCAGGGGGTCAGACCAGATGCAGGAAGGGAGGTGTGAGcgatggagagagaagagacggAGAGGTTTCGTGCAACAGCCAAAGCAGTGAGAGGCAGGTACTGCGTAACATTGAGTACATAGCCAACTGTTACAGAGATCAGAGGGCAACACAGAAAAGGACTGGGGAGTGGAAGAAAGTTGCTAAAGTTTTAGACCGCTTCTTCATGTGGATATTCTTCATCATGGTCTTTTTCCTGAGCCTTCTCATTATGGGCAAAGCCATCTAACATCTGGTCTGACAAGCGGCCCTCACTCTGAGAGTGTTACTGTACCCGATGATTTAATGGTATTAATGCTTTATTCTGAATGATGCCATCACCCACCTGACTGCATTCCTAATTATTAGAATTAGACAATTAATACATTgattggttttgttgttgtcaacTTGCATTCCCAACTTTAGTCACAATACTGTGTGAAAGTAATTATGCTCATAAATAGTAAGTCAGTAAATCAACACATATTCCACAATATGGATTAGTTCCTGTTAATGTATTTCATTAATCAAGGAGTTCAAAGACGCAGCCCAAAGCAGTGGCAAATGAATGTGCCATCCATTGCTGCCTCAGACATTTCAAACATGATTACTTATTGTTTTatctgttaaaaatgtaaaatcaggACCGTAGTTCTGAAACCATTTCATTATTCTCAAATTAAATAGACAGATTATATAAAAGCTTAAGGTAATAATTATTTCAATATAGTGTGATAGATTAAGTCATTTATTTATCCGGGAAAATGTCCTTTAACTTTCATGACATGAACCAGTGAATAAAGAAGGATCATTCAACTTTACAGATCCGTAGGTCAAGTTTTACGAccagaacaaaagaaaacagcaccCCAGGCTTCCTAACATGGATTATCAGTTGAATCCCCATGATTATCACCATCTGCTCTTCTCTTATGTGTATTATACGAGGCCTTTATGTGGCAGAATGGGCCATGAGTCATTGATTTGAACCCAAAGGGAAGTAAAGAGCTTAATCAGCACAACTGTGCTTTGAAACAGTGTCAATTTGAAATAGTTTTGTTTGAGACATGTGCAAGGTCAAGTAAACAGACCTTTCAACAAGACCTCAGACTACCACAACTTTACATAAAAGGAAAGTACCTCAGGTTATAATCATTAAGTCAATTTAGGATTTTGTCATTCAATAAGAAGTTTAATATCAAGTTAAAAAGAtacttgaaaaagcaaacaCCTGTTCATTTGGGACAGTTTTATTGTTGGGAAATCTAAAACAATTACAATTCATTATATGCACAAATCAAGTGAATGTTTTGTTGTATTGTGGTGTTGTTGTACCGTAGTGACACTGTAGCGACACtgtaatttcattttgtatgaGTTATCAACGTTTGTTCAAAATGTCTAGGCTATATGAAACATTACACAGTCCAAGGAACTCGGGAGGAGGCAAAGCCAAAAGAAAGTGTGATGATAGTGATATTAAGTGATAAGTGACATTAAGACACAATGGTAGAGAGTCCGTTACTGGGGTCTAGCACACGGGGGCCACTAGACCC
Encoded proteins:
- the LOC119223436 gene encoding post-GPI attachment to proteins factor 2-like produces the protein MLQGSSILGHERPLVIRLSFGACVGFTVCLPLIGLITCIFISSVYHYDDSTGTHCRVPNYLPSISASISLSPECHIWRFCIGLHSAPRLLVAFTYFKFYKARFASRFPESSLGCFSLAFSVCENLGLMLLTYVSSNETYFVHKEGFVLFLASSLFYMAITCRLWKTIKKNSLSPEDAKSHCWKVRFLLLNVSFCGLAGFFYWKHNMYCESGSYTLFALFEYLVVVSNMAFHLTAVWDFKNREVMVISSCEDKDF
- the chrna10a gene encoding LOW QUALITY PROTEIN: neuronal acetylcholine receptor subunit alpha-10a (The sequence of the model RefSeq protein was modified relative to this genomic sequence to represent the inferred CDS: substituted 1 base at 1 genomic stop codon) encodes the protein MKRWRTQMLCRLLLCVTILPTCWCAQGKYAQKLLTDLFTNYTSALRPVEDTNTILNVTLQVTLSQIIDMDERNQILTAYLWIRQVWFDAHLKWNKDDYDGLDTIRIPSSYVWRPDIVLYNNADDHFTGSMDTNVVIRHDGQMMWDSPAITKSSCKVDVSYFPFDAQQCRFTXGSWTYNGNQLDILNAMESADLADLVENVEWVVLGMPANKNIVQYGCCADPYPDVTFTLKLNRRASFYVYNLLIPCVMISFLAPLGFYLPADSGEKVSLGVTVMLALTVFQLLVAEIMPPSENVPLIGKYYIATMTMITTSTALTIFIMNIHHCGPDAKPVPKWAKKVILQYMARMCFVYEVGENCMSPQSEKEEPPLVRNTNCGMNGQAGPGREDCVFKMETGHEAVGSSYAEEREDMDQTMSPIGSIGKNPTSNYSAWKHGIYMSMDCGEAGGQTRCRKGGVSDGERRDGEVSCNSQSSERQVLRNIEYIANCYRDQRATQKRTGEWKKVAKVLDRFFMWIFFIMVFFLSLLIMGKAI